In one Streptomyces sp. NBC_01288 genomic region, the following are encoded:
- a CDS encoding helix-turn-helix domain-containing protein — MPARSLEIGPAGIRAARTIEILRTERGLSQRQLARHVTALGHPMSNTMLSRIERVQRRCDIDDLVALAEALHVAPPVLLGDPTLV; from the coding sequence ATGCCCGCACGCTCATTGGAAATCGGCCCCGCAGGAATACGGGCGGCCCGCACCATCGAAATCCTCCGCACCGAACGCGGCTTGTCGCAACGCCAACTCGCCCGCCACGTCACCGCACTTGGCCACCCGATGTCCAACACCATGCTGTCTCGCATCGAACGCGTTCAGCGCCGGTGCGACATCGACGACCTCGTGGCTCTCGCCGAGGCACTGCACGTCGCACCCCCAGTGCTCCTCGGAGACCCCACACTCGTCTGA
- a CDS encoding relaxase/mobilization nuclease domain-containing protein codes for MIPSIHDRGSETIGLISYLYGPGTKEEHIDPHLVAAFDPLTPDPGRDPKATYEQLQHLLDQPVNALPASKRPEKHVWHLSVRAAPEDPILSDEDWAAIARRMAATTGIAPEGDETACRWAAIRHADDHIHIIATLVRDDGRRPRLHNEARRAQTECRRIEADYSLRRVPAGDGTAAKRPTSAERHKAEREGRDRTAREELREAVRRAVAGASSEEEFLGRLKTAGLLVRTKMLPSGDLQGYKVALPDDRNGDKEPIWFAGSTLAPDLSLPRIRKRFTAPTDTAAQPTALDPSGASAPARARYVAVQAADSALASMTSADDNTVAAQLTGVGEVLDALAQTSPPSSRAELQAAARHFERASRSHIRAKNEEMYALRRAAGQIVHSGTALGRGPDGAATALILDVVILAVVAAAHWHAARGHAQQAEAAQLAARHLRSAYQATAAGPLATLRAHGERLPAPNRRRHAAMVRTALPHLADRLQAEPGWDGLTAVLDQAEQAGHDTAALLAKAAAQRELDSADSASDVLVWRLHHLGYITTPPGRSKPTPTAVPAVATAPRQEVMRSRRL; via the coding sequence GTGATCCCCAGCATCCACGACCGCGGCAGCGAGACGATCGGGCTCATCAGCTACCTCTACGGCCCCGGCACCAAAGAGGAGCACATCGACCCGCACCTGGTGGCCGCCTTCGACCCGCTCACCCCCGACCCCGGCCGCGACCCCAAGGCCACCTACGAACAGCTCCAGCACCTGCTCGACCAGCCCGTCAACGCCCTGCCCGCCAGCAAACGCCCCGAAAAGCACGTATGGCACCTGTCCGTACGGGCCGCCCCCGAGGACCCGATCCTGTCCGACGAGGACTGGGCAGCCATCGCCCGCCGCATGGCCGCCACCACCGGCATCGCCCCCGAAGGCGACGAAACCGCCTGCCGCTGGGCAGCCATCCGGCACGCCGACGATCACATCCACATCATCGCCACCCTCGTACGCGACGACGGCCGCCGACCCCGCCTGCACAACGAGGCCCGCCGTGCCCAGACCGAGTGCCGCCGCATCGAAGCCGATTACAGCCTGCGCCGCGTCCCAGCCGGGGACGGGACCGCCGCCAAGCGGCCAACCAGCGCCGAACGGCACAAAGCCGAACGCGAGGGCCGGGACCGTACTGCCCGCGAGGAGTTGCGCGAGGCTGTGCGCCGCGCGGTGGCCGGCGCGAGCAGTGAGGAGGAGTTCCTCGGCCGCCTCAAGACCGCCGGACTTCTCGTACGCACCAAGATGCTGCCCTCCGGCGACTTGCAGGGGTACAAGGTCGCCCTGCCCGACGACCGCAACGGGGATAAGGAGCCCATCTGGTTCGCCGGATCCACCCTCGCCCCCGATCTGTCCCTGCCCCGAATCCGGAAACGGTTCACCGCCCCCACGGACACGGCCGCGCAGCCCACGGCGCTGGACCCGAGCGGCGCCTCGGCACCAGCCCGCGCCCGCTACGTCGCCGTCCAGGCCGCCGACTCCGCCCTCGCGTCGATGACATCCGCGGACGACAACACAGTGGCAGCCCAGCTGACCGGGGTCGGCGAGGTCCTCGACGCTCTCGCCCAGACCTCACCCCCCTCCAGCCGCGCCGAACTGCAAGCAGCCGCACGGCACTTCGAGCGCGCAAGTCGCTCCCACATCCGCGCCAAGAACGAGGAGATGTACGCCCTGCGCCGTGCAGCCGGCCAGATCGTCCACTCCGGCACGGCCCTCGGCCGCGGCCCGGACGGTGCCGCAACCGCCCTGATCCTCGATGTCGTGATTCTGGCCGTTGTCGCTGCCGCCCACTGGCACGCCGCTCGTGGCCACGCCCAGCAGGCCGAGGCCGCACAGCTCGCCGCTCGCCACCTGCGTAGCGCCTACCAGGCCACCGCTGCCGGCCCACTGGCCACACTGCGCGCTCACGGCGAACGCCTGCCCGCCCCGAACCGACGACGCCACGCCGCCATGGTCCGCACCGCCCTCCCCCACCTGGCCGACCGCCTCCAAGCCGAGCCCGGTTGGGACGGACTGACAGCCGTCCTCGACCAGGCCGAACAGGCTGGCCACGACACGGCGGCCCTGCTGGCCAAAGCCGCAGCCCAACGCGAACTCGACAGCGCCGACTCGGCCAGCGACGTCTTGGTTTGGAGGCTGCACCACCTCGGTTACATCACCACGCCGCCTGGCCGTTCGAAGCCGACTCCTACTGCAGTCCCCGCCGTCGCGACCGCGCCCCGGCAAGAAGTGATGCGATCGCGCCGACTCTGA
- a CDS encoding plasmid mobilization relaxosome protein MobC, producing MNDAEFKRFTDAAAHCEMSNAAFLAYSVDKAARDLTRTAAEIATEREVIAELFAARRHLGRIHGLFNQVAKALNSGADAPHLDAMAQAVGTAARRMEDAADALLAHRDGGAPE from the coding sequence ATGAACGACGCCGAGTTCAAGCGCTTCACTGACGCAGCCGCCCACTGCGAGATGTCCAACGCCGCCTTCCTCGCCTACTCCGTCGACAAGGCCGCCCGTGACCTGACCCGCACCGCCGCCGAGATCGCCACCGAACGAGAGGTCATCGCCGAGTTGTTCGCCGCCCGTCGGCACCTGGGCCGCATCCACGGCCTGTTCAACCAGGTCGCCAAGGCCCTCAACTCCGGCGCCGACGCACCCCACCTGGACGCCATGGCCCAAGCCGTCGGCACTGCCGCCCGCCGCATGGAGGACGCCGCCGATGCTCTGCTCGCCCACCGCGACGGCGGTGCGCCTGAGTGA
- a CDS encoding tyrosine-type recombinase/integrase has protein sequence MAGYIEDRWIKKKKDPDTGKRERTTRYGKGSRYRVAGIPGVRDKSFDVLEDAKAWLRRAGTDSERGEFVDPRDGSITLDDYVTRFWQTGVRGAPGTVKRIDERVRLHIRPQLGTVALRDISPAVLREYIATLESELSPRYARQILGSLSNIFETAIDDKRLVRNPMRAKSVRWPKPPEDQREAWPLETAQRVRDAISARYRVAVVLALGCGLRQGEVFGLSPEDVDFARGVVRIRRQVQLLGGRLYFTLPKGGKTRVVDMPPSVAAALAQYFMEYPAVEVELPWGGPESDRETKKFPLVITTTYGNALRANIFNVEVWKPALAAAGVIPMRQKGERWKASRKDGFHVLRHTYASVILEAGESVVTLARWLGHSSPTITLDYYAHFMPEAGGKGRGAIDALLSQPALVA, from the coding sequence TTGGCCGGCTACATAGAAGACCGTTGGATCAAGAAGAAGAAGGACCCCGACACCGGCAAGCGGGAACGCACCACCCGCTACGGCAAGGGCTCCCGGTACCGCGTCGCCGGTATCCCTGGCGTCCGGGACAAGTCGTTCGACGTGCTCGAAGACGCCAAGGCGTGGTTGCGCAGGGCCGGCACCGACAGTGAACGCGGTGAGTTCGTCGATCCCCGCGACGGCTCGATCACTCTGGACGACTACGTAACACGCTTTTGGCAGACAGGAGTTCGTGGAGCGCCCGGCACGGTCAAACGCATCGACGAACGCGTCCGCCTCCACATCCGGCCTCAACTGGGCACCGTCGCCCTGCGGGACATCAGTCCGGCGGTACTGCGCGAGTACATCGCCACGCTGGAAAGCGAACTCTCACCGCGATACGCCCGGCAGATCCTCGGCTCGCTCTCGAACATCTTCGAGACCGCCATCGACGACAAGCGCCTGGTGCGCAACCCGATGCGGGCCAAGTCCGTGCGGTGGCCCAAGCCGCCGGAGGATCAGAGGGAAGCCTGGCCCTTGGAGACCGCGCAGCGCGTACGAGACGCGATCAGCGCGCGCTACCGTGTCGCAGTCGTGCTCGCGCTGGGCTGCGGGCTGCGGCAGGGCGAGGTCTTCGGGTTGTCGCCGGAGGATGTCGACTTCGCCCGTGGAGTCGTGCGTATCCGCCGACAGGTCCAACTCCTCGGCGGGCGGCTGTACTTCACCTTGCCGAAGGGCGGCAAGACCCGCGTCGTCGACATGCCTCCGTCGGTCGCGGCTGCCCTGGCCCAGTACTTCATGGAGTACCCAGCGGTCGAGGTGGAGCTGCCATGGGGCGGTCCGGAGTCCGACCGGGAGACGAAGAAGTTCCCGCTCGTCATCACCACGACGTACGGCAACGCCCTTCGCGCGAACATCTTCAACGTCGAGGTGTGGAAGCCGGCCTTGGCAGCCGCCGGCGTCATCCCCATGCGGCAGAAGGGCGAGCGGTGGAAGGCGTCTCGCAAGGACGGCTTCCACGTGCTCCGGCACACGTACGCTTCGGTCATCCTCGAAGCGGGCGAGTCCGTCGTCACCCTGGCCCGCTGGCTCGGCCATTCGAGCCCGACCATCACCTTGGACTACTACGCCCACTTCATGCCGGAGGCCGGCGGCAAGGGGCGCGGCGCCATCGACGCCCTGCTCAGCCAGCCTGCACTGGTCGCGTAG
- a CDS encoding ATP-binding protein → MTAILTREPHRVGPIADRLNGILATRGIDPAVTAQEPPAEPVTALELADARIPARYRRALADHPQITAWADRIARAGRPGPGGPGIAEGPSLLIAGPTGTGKTYQGYGAVRALLSRGVRLRWEATTSADLHARLRPRAGHDGERELQTLARCPLLLLDDLGAAKTSKWTEELTYRLINHRYEHMLPTLITTNLPIPELRTALGDRVASRLAEMTERVILTGPDRRRTAPTA, encoded by the coding sequence CTGACCGCCATCCTCACCCGCGAGCCCCACCGGGTCGGCCCGATCGCCGACCGGCTCAACGGCATCCTGGCCACGCGCGGCATCGACCCCGCGGTCACGGCCCAGGAACCACCCGCCGAACCGGTCACCGCCCTGGAGCTTGCTGACGCCCGCATCCCCGCCCGCTACCGTCGTGCCCTGGCCGACCACCCGCAGATCACCGCCTGGGCCGACCGGATCGCCCGCGCCGGGCGCCCCGGACCCGGCGGACCGGGCATCGCCGAGGGACCGTCGCTGCTGATCGCCGGCCCCACCGGCACCGGCAAGACCTACCAGGGATACGGCGCGGTCCGTGCCCTCCTCTCGCGAGGGGTGCGCCTGCGCTGGGAAGCCACCACCAGCGCCGACCTGCACGCGCGCCTCCGCCCTCGCGCCGGGCACGACGGCGAGCGGGAGCTTCAGACGCTGGCCCGCTGCCCCCTGCTGCTCCTGGACGACCTCGGCGCGGCCAAGACCAGCAAGTGGACCGAGGAGTTGACCTACCGGCTCATCAACCACCGCTACGAGCACATGCTCCCCACCCTCATCACCACGAACCTGCCGATCCCCGAGCTGCGCACCGCACTCGGCGACCGCGTCGCCTCCCGCCTCGCCGAGATGACCGAACGCGTCATCCTCACCGGACCCGACCGACGCCGCACCGCGCCCACCGCCTGA
- a CDS encoding NAD-dependent epimerase/dehydratase family protein translates to MKILVLGGTWFLGKSIVAEALRRGWDVTTFNRGRSGHDVSEVHTVHGDRTKVADLNRLAAQGPWDAVIDTSSSEFPPRDVRLAAQALRDAAPRWVHVSTVSVYAGWPHHTLTEESEVLECPSDADESFGYTGADGSPTKYGFQKAGGERAVAEAFGDGVVFLRPGVILGPGEYVGRLPWWLNRASRGGSVLAPAPADQIIQPVDVRDVAAFALDQAAASTGGAYNLAHPEGMRFGDFLLACLAVTESNDHLVWVEPEVLIEHEVRQWTELPLWRTHAGVWSVDSSKAMAAGLRCRPLTETITDTWAWLRADGRPVDHPRWAEHGIAPEKEAKILAALASTS, encoded by the coding sequence ATGAAGATTCTGGTCTTGGGTGGTACATGGTTCTTGGGCAAGAGCATCGTGGCGGAGGCGCTACGCCGCGGCTGGGATGTGACAACGTTCAACCGCGGCCGGTCCGGGCACGACGTGTCCGAGGTGCACACGGTCCATGGCGATCGCACCAAGGTTGCGGATCTCAACCGGCTTGCTGCCCAGGGTCCTTGGGACGCGGTGATCGATACGTCGAGTTCCGAGTTTCCGCCGCGCGACGTGCGGCTGGCCGCACAGGCCCTGCGCGACGCGGCACCCCGATGGGTGCATGTGTCCACCGTGTCGGTGTACGCGGGGTGGCCGCACCACACACTGACCGAGGAGTCCGAGGTACTGGAGTGCCCGTCGGACGCGGACGAGTCCTTCGGTTACACCGGCGCCGACGGGTCACCCACCAAGTACGGGTTCCAGAAGGCCGGCGGGGAGCGGGCGGTCGCCGAGGCGTTCGGCGATGGGGTGGTGTTCCTGCGGCCGGGGGTCATCCTCGGGCCGGGTGAGTACGTGGGCAGGCTGCCGTGGTGGCTGAACCGGGCGAGCCGGGGCGGATCGGTGCTGGCACCGGCTCCGGCCGACCAGATCATCCAGCCGGTCGATGTGCGCGATGTCGCGGCCTTCGCCCTGGACCAGGCGGCTGCCAGCACCGGCGGCGCCTACAACCTGGCCCATCCGGAGGGCATGAGGTTCGGAGACTTCCTGCTCGCCTGCCTTGCCGTCACCGAGTCGAACGATCACCTGGTGTGGGTGGAGCCCGAGGTGCTCATCGAGCACGAGGTCCGGCAGTGGACCGAGCTGCCCCTCTGGCGTACCCACGCCGGCGTGTGGTCGGTGGACTCCAGCAAGGCAATGGCGGCCGGGCTGCGGTGCCGACCGCTGACCGAGACGATCACGGACACGTGGGCCTGGCTGCGGGCCGACGGACGCCCGGTGGATCACCCTCGCTGGGCGGAGCACGGAATCGCCCCTGAAAAGGAGGCCAAGATCCTCGCTGCACTGGCCTCCACCTCCTGA
- a CDS encoding ATP-binding SpoIIE family protein phosphatase yields MLDRYVSVCAPGTSVPAVLDDQEALHRLPAEMRPFGQAALDVLRALNADDGEDEPAGMAAVVASATARIAGELDIDEISRALFETTIPGFADGLVLYLRDPLPVGDERPLGPVVLRRWRTDRSWRGYDAEDFLAPSFLPEPDVGEAAELCEVLPDGALADVLRRVRPMFMDSPTSVDALNELLGDGHTAAGGQRAILAPLRGRRRVIGAVVFLRDRDRVPFAGDDLLLSAQLATHSAIAIDKAVLYGQEAGSNKELQRAMLPETLPRSSGIQLAARYLPASQTAQVGGDWYDAIPLPGSRIALVVGDVMGHTTTSAAIMGQLRTTAQTLASLDLPPQEVLHHLDEQAQRLGTDRMATCLYAVYDPVSHRITIANAGHPPPVLLHLSGRAEVLRVPEGAPVGVGGINYEAVELNAPAGATLLLYTDGLVESREQDVWTGIEQLRERLAGVAQQADPGHPPPLEALCDEVLDMLGSGFQDDDVVLLAARFEGISPSNVAYWSLDPKYQAPGRARQVARQALARWGLEATSDAVVLLINELVTNAILHASGPITLRLLRTDVLRCEVGDGTPQLPRLKKPWTPDKGEFGLHLVNTIASRWGSTRLSTGKVVWFEYRLPDAPDVAP; encoded by the coding sequence ATGCTAGATAGATACGTGAGCGTCTGCGCTCCCGGTACCAGTGTGCCCGCGGTTTTGGACGATCAAGAAGCGCTGCACCGGCTCCCCGCCGAAATGAGGCCGTTCGGTCAGGCTGCCCTTGATGTTCTACGGGCGCTCAACGCCGACGACGGCGAAGACGAGCCAGCCGGTATGGCGGCGGTCGTCGCCTCGGCGACGGCTCGGATTGCTGGGGAACTCGACATCGATGAGATCAGCCGTGCCTTGTTCGAAACCACGATCCCGGGTTTCGCTGACGGCCTCGTCCTCTACCTGCGCGACCCCTTGCCGGTCGGCGACGAGCGGCCCCTGGGCCCTGTGGTGCTGAGGCGATGGCGTACGGACCGAAGCTGGAGGGGCTATGACGCTGAGGACTTCCTGGCGCCCTCCTTCCTTCCGGAGCCTGATGTCGGAGAGGCCGCAGAGCTGTGCGAGGTGCTGCCCGACGGCGCACTCGCCGACGTGCTACGTCGAGTACGGCCCATGTTCATGGATTCGCCCACCTCCGTCGATGCGTTGAACGAACTTCTGGGCGACGGACACACCGCAGCGGGTGGCCAGCGAGCCATCCTTGCGCCTTTGCGTGGCCGCCGTCGGGTGATTGGCGCCGTCGTCTTTCTGCGTGACCGAGACCGGGTGCCCTTTGCGGGCGACGATCTGTTGCTCTCGGCCCAACTGGCCACGCACAGCGCGATCGCGATCGACAAGGCCGTGCTCTACGGGCAGGAGGCGGGCAGCAACAAGGAACTGCAGCGTGCGATGCTGCCGGAGACGCTGCCCCGGTCAAGCGGCATCCAACTCGCCGCCCGATACCTTCCTGCCTCGCAGACGGCCCAGGTGGGTGGCGACTGGTACGACGCGATCCCGCTGCCCGGCAGCCGGATCGCCCTGGTCGTCGGCGACGTCATGGGCCACACCACGACGTCGGCCGCGATTATGGGCCAACTCCGCACCACCGCCCAGACGTTGGCCAGCCTCGACCTGCCCCCGCAGGAGGTCCTGCACCACCTCGACGAACAGGCCCAGCGCCTCGGCACCGACCGCATGGCGACCTGCCTCTACGCGGTCTACGACCCGGTCTCGCACCGCATCACCATCGCCAACGCGGGACACCCGCCGCCGGTGCTGCTGCACCTGAGCGGCCGGGCCGAGGTCCTGCGGGTGCCGGAGGGCGCGCCGGTCGGTGTCGGCGGCATCAACTATGAAGCCGTGGAGCTAAATGCCCCGGCCGGGGCGACGCTGCTGTTGTATACCGACGGCTTAGTCGAGTCGCGCGAGCAGGACGTGTGGACCGGGATAGAACAGCTGCGCGAGAGGCTCGCCGGGGTCGCCCAACAGGCCGACCCCGGCCATCCGCCGCCGCTCGAGGCGCTGTGCGACGAGGTGCTCGACATGCTCGGCTCCGGCTTCCAGGACGACGACGTCGTGCTGCTCGCTGCCCGCTTCGAGGGAATTTCACCAAGCAACGTGGCGTACTGGTCCCTCGACCCGAAGTACCAAGCGCCAGGCCGGGCCCGGCAAGTGGCACGCCAGGCGCTGGCACGCTGGGGCTTGGAGGCCACTAGCGATGCTGTCGTACTTCTGATCAACGAACTTGTGACCAACGCCATACTCCATGCGTCGGGGCCAATCACGCTACGACTGCTGCGCACAGACGTGCTGCGCTGCGAAGTTGGCGACGGCACGCCCCAACTTCCGCGGCTCAAAAAACCATGGACCCCGGATAAGGGCGAGTTTGGTCTGCACTTGGTCAACACGATCGCCAGCCGATGGGGCAGCACTCGACTCAGCACTGGCAAGGTCGTGTGGTTTGAATACCGCCTGCCTGACGCTCCGGACGTCGCCCCCTGA
- a CDS encoding DNA-binding protein, which produces MDERPRTLLKALVAQRHWRYGDFVGHFTRTAEKVIRKGTANPTISEAQFRRWTAGTIRTLPGPDACRVLEEMFGVSAAALFQAPPSAESPAPAFSLKDEIDMTARDASNEAGAAASASISDTTLDQLRDDVAELARSYHSFSAFEVLQTARKLREEAEQHRDRTQVPAQQQDLLVIAGQACALLSAAAFDLGSLDGATRLARAAALYGETARFTPLRAFAGGALAYIAYFSGRPAEAAQIAQRAQMFTGLGDVAHRRLAAIEARAHGHRGDAASAQQALNASRQEGRGHIDDLHDGVAGEFGFPDDRLAMSNASTCLLLGDGEQAEAAARTALDLVAGKPEALRSARVVGGAAADLAAARLLCGDLDGAADALERVWIVPGEQRATGLLTRTARVRRALTDERFRRAPLADEMSERLEHFSRLAAQHQLGVGAGAVAVLEG; this is translated from the coding sequence ATGGATGAACGTCCCAGGACGCTGCTCAAGGCCCTGGTGGCCCAACGTCACTGGCGCTACGGCGACTTCGTGGGCCACTTCACCCGCACCGCCGAGAAGGTCATCAGGAAGGGCACCGCGAACCCGACGATCTCCGAGGCGCAGTTCCGCCGTTGGACCGCGGGCACCATCCGGACCCTGCCCGGCCCGGACGCCTGCCGGGTACTGGAGGAGATGTTCGGCGTCAGCGCAGCTGCCCTGTTTCAGGCGCCTCCCTCAGCCGAGTCACCCGCACCCGCGTTCAGCCTGAAAGACGAGATCGACATGACCGCACGCGACGCGTCCAACGAGGCTGGTGCTGCCGCCTCCGCGTCCATCTCCGACACCACACTCGACCAGCTGCGCGACGACGTCGCCGAACTCGCCCGCAGCTACCACTCCTTCTCGGCATTCGAAGTCCTCCAGACCGCACGGAAGTTGAGGGAGGAAGCCGAACAGCACCGCGACCGCACCCAGGTACCCGCCCAGCAGCAGGACCTGTTGGTCATCGCCGGACAAGCCTGCGCGCTGCTGTCCGCCGCAGCCTTCGATCTCGGCTCGCTCGACGGTGCCACCCGTCTCGCCCGGGCCGCCGCCCTGTATGGCGAGACCGCCCGCTTCACCCCACTGCGGGCTTTCGCTGGCGGTGCCCTCGCCTACATCGCCTACTTCTCGGGTCGGCCCGCCGAAGCGGCCCAGATCGCCCAGCGAGCGCAGATGTTCACGGGGCTCGGCGATGTCGCACATCGTCGCCTGGCGGCCATCGAGGCACGCGCGCACGGCCACCGAGGAGACGCTGCCTCGGCCCAGCAGGCGCTCAACGCCTCTCGCCAGGAAGGGCGTGGACACATCGACGACCTGCACGACGGCGTGGCGGGCGAGTTCGGCTTCCCCGACGACCGACTGGCCATGTCCAACGCCTCGACCTGTCTGCTGCTCGGCGACGGCGAACAGGCCGAGGCCGCTGCCCGCACTGCGCTCGACCTGGTGGCAGGCAAGCCCGAGGCCCTCCGCTCCGCACGCGTCGTGGGCGGGGCTGCCGCGGACCTGGCCGCGGCCCGGCTCCTGTGCGGTGACCTCGACGGCGCCGCCGACGCTCTCGAACGCGTCTGGATCGTGCCCGGCGAGCAGCGCGCCACCGGTCTGTTGACCCGTACCGCGCGCGTCCGCCGCGCATTGACCGACGAGCGGTTCCGACGGGCGCCCCTCGCTGACGAAATGAGTGAGCGCCTGGAACACTTCAGTCGCCTCGCAGCTCAGCACCAACTGGGCGTGGGAGCCGGCGCGGTGGCCGTTCTGGAGGGATGA
- a CDS encoding AAA family ATPase, whose product MTWSPYYTGDGVPRDVELAPPPPWRTFPRRAMAKEFQPPAGLVESVNAALHLRRPLLLTGPAGSGKSTVIEQVASELKLGGVLRWHITSRSTLTDALYRYDALGRIHAQRLGQSGGVDNIAPFMQLGPLGTALLPSDQPNALLIDEVDKSDLDLPSDLLDVLERGEFEIPELARYQEDVVSVRQWGGDEHHDIERGRVRCTQFPFIVMTSNGERDFPAAFLRRCIRYTMQPPTVSLLRQMIMAHLQIDIEDGGPVQDLVEEFVARVDGGDSLAIDQLLNAVHVMSGTTVPGDGRRQYVVELLMRELSRA is encoded by the coding sequence ATGACCTGGAGTCCGTACTACACCGGGGACGGCGTCCCGCGAGACGTGGAACTCGCACCTCCTCCGCCGTGGCGGACGTTCCCACGCCGTGCAATGGCGAAGGAATTCCAGCCGCCCGCAGGACTCGTGGAATCCGTGAACGCGGCGCTGCACCTGCGGCGGCCATTGCTCCTGACGGGCCCGGCTGGATCGGGTAAATCAACCGTCATCGAGCAGGTGGCCAGCGAGCTGAAACTTGGAGGCGTGCTGCGCTGGCACATCACCTCCCGCAGTACCCTGACCGACGCGCTGTACCGATACGACGCCCTGGGCCGCATCCATGCGCAACGCCTCGGCCAATCAGGCGGGGTCGACAACATCGCACCTTTCATGCAATTGGGGCCGCTTGGCACAGCCCTGCTGCCTTCGGACCAGCCCAACGCGCTACTGATCGACGAAGTGGACAAGAGCGACCTCGATCTCCCCAGCGATTTGCTCGACGTCCTGGAACGCGGCGAATTTGAGATCCCCGAACTCGCCCGCTACCAAGAGGACGTCGTCTCCGTCCGGCAGTGGGGCGGCGACGAGCACCACGACATCGAGCGGGGCCGTGTGCGCTGCACGCAGTTTCCCTTCATCGTCATGACGAGTAACGGCGAGCGTGACTTCCCAGCCGCCTTCCTTCGCCGATGCATCCGCTACACCATGCAGCCGCCCACGGTTTCCTTGCTTCGCCAGATGATCATGGCTCATTTGCAGATCGACATCGAGGACGGAGGACCGGTCCAAGACCTTGTCGAGGAATTCGTGGCCAGAGTCGACGGCGGCGACAGCCTGGCCATCGATCAACTACTCAATGCCGTTCATGTGATGTCCGGAACCACAGTTCCGGGCGACGGCAGACGGCAGTATGTCGTCGAACTGCTGATGCGAGAGCTGTCACGTGCCTGA
- a CDS encoding ATP-binding protein yields the protein MMAIPRQSTNAGRVLTAIAIPLESDPHAASKARRSTRDTLTSWGLGDLADDMVLVVSELVTNAVQHGEGPIVMVLQQRDDTILAEIADTSPSLPVPRTQSTEGESGRGLSLVEAFSDDWGCRTRRRRRGKWVWCSRSLSPVATSQVGQPALPEPEDFKSSETVVTL from the coding sequence ATGATGGCGATTCCTCGACAGAGCACGAACGCCGGCCGCGTTCTGACAGCGATCGCCATCCCGTTGGAGTCCGATCCGCACGCGGCGTCCAAGGCACGTAGGTCGACGCGCGACACCCTGACCTCTTGGGGCCTGGGCGACTTGGCCGACGACATGGTCCTGGTCGTGTCGGAGCTTGTCACGAACGCCGTGCAACACGGCGAGGGCCCCATCGTGATGGTTCTGCAGCAGCGCGACGACACCATCCTGGCCGAGATCGCCGACACCTCTCCCAGTCTGCCGGTGCCCCGCACCCAGTCCACCGAGGGCGAGTCCGGCCGCGGGTTATCCCTGGTGGAAGCCTTCTCCGACGACTGGGGATGCCGTACGCGACGAAGGCGTAGGGGCAAGTGGGTCTGGTGCAGCCGATCACTGAGCCCCGTGGCTACCTCGCAGGTGGGCCAACCTGCGCTCCCCGAGCCGGAAGATTTCAAGTCCAGTGAGACGGTCGTGACGCTATGA
- a CDS encoding helix-turn-helix transcriptional regulator, with translation MPARPPSAPKPSSIQVPDATPTTRQAFLSVKDAAEYLGLSPHTLYVWRHRRNGPPSFRMGSRGRVMYRIEALDAWIREQEQADSRSNTTLSPLDAAPQKRSDYATGA, from the coding sequence ATGCCTGCACGTCCGCCTTCTGCTCCGAAGCCGAGTTCTATCCAAGTTCCGGATGCCACCCCCACAACGCGCCAGGCATTCCTGAGCGTGAAAGACGCCGCCGAATACCTCGGTCTGTCCCCGCACACCCTCTACGTCTGGCGGCATCGCCGAAACGGCCCGCCCAGTTTCCGGATGGGGTCGCGTGGTCGCGTCATGTACCGGATAGAAGCGCTCGACGCCTGGATCCGCGAACAGGAGCAGGCCGACTCGCGTTCCAATACGACCCTGAGCCCATTGGATGCCGCACCGCAGAAACGCTCGGACTACGCCACGGGCGCCTGA